One window of the Cydia amplana chromosome 26, ilCydAmpl1.1, whole genome shotgun sequence genome contains the following:
- the LOC134660043 gene encoding zinc finger protein 22-like, with product MAVSCSSTCRRERVCVRERYRLIAHRRLHSTRPQHACTACGKRFSTASNRTRHMASHTGLKPFKCEMCGKCFKHASEKRAHITYVHLKKPWPKRARGKRRDSRQTQPVPPQQEMELTQPPWCENKMAADKMYML from the exons ATGGCGGTGAGTTGTAGCTCGACTTGTAGGAGAGAGAGAGTGTGTGTGAGAGAGAGATACCGGCTGATCGCTCACAGACGGTTACACTCTACACGCCCGCAACACGCGTGTACCGCGTGCGGCAAGAGGTTCTCTACAGCTAGCAACAGGACCAGACATATGGCG AGTCACACCGGCCTAAAACCGTTCAAGTGCGAAATGTGCGGGAAGTGCTTCAAGCACGCGAGCGAGAAGCGTGCACACATCACGTACGTGCACCTCAAGAAACCGTGGCCCAAGCGTGCCCGGGGCAAGCGCCGGGACTCCAGACAG ACACAGCCTGTCCCGCCACAGCAAGAGATGGAGCTCACGCAGCCGCCGTGGTGCGAAAACAAAATGGCCGCGGATAAGATGTACATGCTGTAA